In the genome of Candidatus Neomarinimicrobiota bacterium, one region contains:
- a CDS encoding DUF814 domain-containing protein → MITSWFTWEKLCHVMNTRLTGEMFKACYSHVKGELVIQNSNPQKDSIRIHQDQPLPFLFLQPIHPPGQKVPIFTDFKPSRFVEAAIAGTDRDIRLKFTADQTLIIRIRPPKNNVFFISSAGFDTFKKSTDQVIHFDATPAFFQTLSDDPRLNDRWKKRLRKLYPDLSWPELQQEIARANGQVLGGRFILLPLPQEKFNPHRFYDTYRHYVTSRLKELHFKPEKDRLMSTLASRAEKVSRRIRQLAKTEEQADLIKRYRIYGDILMTILNTLQPGQEKAEIPMELRPLGFPDTIPLKPDLSPQTNAQRYYNKARKLERARQESRETETALHKEYEELKAKATELEAIDSLIDLRKWSKKNKDLLTRLNRTENPQKADTARLPYREFFYQSWRIWVGKSARDNDEMTFHLSHKNDLWLHTRNSTGSHVIIRREGKSHIPGHVIEYAASLAARFSEEKHASLVSVVCTERKHVVKRKGFPPGKAHYSLEKNLLIKPAEIE, encoded by the coding sequence GTGATTACCTCCTGGTTTACATGGGAAAAGCTATGCCACGTGATGAACACCCGCCTGACAGGTGAGATGTTTAAGGCATGTTATTCCCATGTAAAGGGTGAACTGGTAATTCAAAACAGTAATCCCCAAAAGGATTCCATCCGCATTCACCAGGATCAGCCTCTCCCCTTTCTCTTTCTCCAACCCATCCACCCTCCGGGACAGAAGGTTCCCATCTTTACCGATTTCAAGCCGTCCCGATTTGTGGAAGCCGCCATTGCCGGGACAGACCGGGACATCCGCCTGAAATTTACGGCGGATCAAACCCTCATCATCCGTATCCGCCCTCCGAAAAACAATGTCTTTTTTATATCCTCTGCGGGGTTTGATACGTTTAAGAAATCGACGGACCAGGTTATCCATTTTGATGCCACACCTGCTTTTTTTCAAACTCTTTCAGACGATCCGCGACTGAACGACCGCTGGAAAAAGAGGCTCCGGAAATTATATCCGGATCTTTCATGGCCTGAACTTCAACAAGAGATTGCCCGGGCCAACGGACAGGTTCTGGGTGGACGCTTTATCCTGCTGCCACTTCCGCAGGAAAAATTCAATCCTCACCGCTTTTACGACACCTACCGGCATTACGTAACCAGCCGGTTAAAAGAGCTCCATTTCAAACCGGAAAAGGATCGGCTCATGTCGACACTTGCCTCACGGGCAGAAAAAGTCTCCCGCAGAATCCGGCAACTTGCCAAAACAGAAGAGCAGGCAGATCTCATCAAACGGTACCGGATTTATGGGGATATCCTCATGACCATACTCAATACGCTGCAGCCGGGACAGGAAAAAGCCGAAATTCCCATGGAACTCCGTCCACTGGGCTTTCCCGATACCATTCCTCTGAAACCGGACTTATCCCCTCAAACCAACGCACAGCGCTATTACAACAAAGCCCGGAAACTTGAACGAGCCCGGCAGGAATCCCGGGAAACAGAAACGGCGCTACATAAGGAATACGAGGAACTGAAAGCAAAAGCCACCGAACTGGAGGCCATTGACTCTTTAATTGATCTCCGGAAGTGGTCGAAAAAAAACAAGGATCTGCTAACCCGCCTGAACCGGACGGAAAATCCGCAAAAAGCGGACACGGCACGCCTGCCTTACCGGGAATTTTTTTATCAATCCTGGCGAATCTGGGTCGGCAAATCAGCCAGGGATAATGACGAAATGACTTTTCATCTTTCCCATAAAAATGATTTATGGCTCCATACGCGGAATTCCACAGGATCCCATGTCATTATCCGCCGTGAAGGAAAATCCCATATCCCGGGACATGTGATTGAATATGCCGCGTCCCTTGCCGCCCGATTCAGCGAAGAAAAACACGCATCCCTGGTCTCCGTGGTGTGTACCGAACGTAAACATGTCGTCAAA
- a CDS encoding ABC transporter ATP-binding protein produces MKHVLRWFLPFWKLRRKGMGFLLLITTLAIAAKTIYPYIFKFVIDHLTRDIHYDSILTWVWIILGVGLVREITQWLLPATRYFMNMGIGMDIRLNYFHEIMKKDHTFFGRHRTGDLTTRLTDDIDGDLKIAWYAASGILRPVEAFLTLGFSITLMLSLNWRLTLIAVAPFPVIIWIITKTEHIQQRAYSLRQKKTSETVDVLESTFSGIRIVVGYVAEKAQGKIFRRVMKERVNAEEKVVLIRSFLESLGAMINQVGLVIILFVGGFFVQQGRMSLGEFYAFVAYLSGMTETIWTISWFFVSTKMVEASISRLEQLEQFSDAEYGHARPGQSAPSISIDGASFIFPDSREPIFQDISFTVHPGEIAAVTGSVGCGKTTLLNLATGFYPAATGDVRLGDIPPRQMERETLASLIGYVPQEVVLFTGSVRENILMGRNLDEATVLKALKLAAADTEFTLDTVLQQGGVGLSGGQKARVALARALVHDPKILIMDDITSALDAKTEGILWQRLRENSTNRAVLITTHREATAKQANKIIWLDQGKIRDICSHGELLEKYAEYRHLFAKP; encoded by the coding sequence ATGAAACACGTCCTCCGCTGGTTCCTCCCCTTTTGGAAACTCCGGCGCAAAGGCATGGGATTTCTCCTTTTGATTACAACTCTGGCCATCGCCGCTAAAACGATTTATCCCTATATTTTCAAATTTGTCATCGATCACCTGACCCGGGATATTCACTATGACAGTATCCTCACCTGGGTATGGATCATCCTGGGGGTGGGACTTGTCCGTGAAATCACGCAATGGCTGCTTCCCGCGACACGCTATTTCATGAATATGGGTATCGGCATGGATATCCGCCTGAATTATTTCCATGAAATCATGAAAAAGGATCACACCTTTTTTGGCCGGCACCGGACCGGAGATCTTACAACCCGCCTGACGGATGACATCGATGGGGATTTGAAAATCGCCTGGTATGCCGCGTCGGGAATCCTCCGGCCTGTGGAAGCCTTTCTCACGCTGGGATTCAGCATTACCCTTATGCTTTCCCTGAATTGGCGCCTGACCTTAATTGCCGTGGCACCGTTCCCGGTAATCATCTGGATTATTACAAAAACTGAACACATCCAGCAACGGGCATATAGCCTGCGACAGAAAAAAACCAGCGAAACAGTGGACGTTCTGGAATCAACCTTTTCCGGCATCCGGATTGTCGTGGGATATGTGGCGGAAAAAGCCCAGGGGAAAATCTTCCGCCGTGTGATGAAAGAACGGGTCAACGCAGAAGAAAAGGTGGTTTTAATCCGCTCTTTTCTGGAAAGCCTAGGTGCTATGATCAATCAGGTAGGACTCGTGATTATTCTTTTTGTGGGAGGATTTTTCGTCCAGCAGGGACGTATGAGTCTGGGTGAATTCTATGCCTTTGTCGCCTATCTCTCGGGTATGACCGAAACCATCTGGACCATCAGCTGGTTTTTTGTATCCACGAAAATGGTGGAAGCCTCTATCAGTCGTCTCGAACAATTGGAGCAATTTTCCGATGCAGAATACGGCCACGCCCGCCCGGGACAGTCTGCCCCTTCTATTTCAATAGATGGGGCCTCATTCATTTTTCCGGACAGCCGGGAGCCAATCTTTCAGGATATTTCCTTTACTGTTCATCCCGGGGAAATCGCAGCCGTGACCGGTTCGGTTGGTTGCGGTAAAACGACACTGCTGAATTTGGCAACCGGTTTTTATCCCGCTGCTACAGGGGATGTCCGGCTGGGGGATATTCCACCCCGTCAAATGGAACGGGAAACCCTGGCATCCCTCATCGGATATGTCCCCCAGGAAGTGGTTCTCTTTACCGGCAGTGTTCGGGAAAATATTCTTATGGGGCGAAATCTGGATGAAGCCACTGTTTTAAAAGCCCTGAAACTGGCTGCAGCAGATACGGAATTCACACTGGATACGGTGCTACAGCAGGGCGGTGTGGGACTCTCAGGCGGTCAAAAAGCCCGTGTGGCTCTGGCAAGGGCCCTGGTGCATGATCCGAAAATCCTGATTATGGATGATATCACCTCTGCGTTGGATGCCAAAACAGAAGGCATTTTGTGGCAACGGCTCCGGGAAAATTCCACAAACCGGGCTGTGCTGATCACTACCCACCGGGAAGCCACGGCAAAACAAGCAAATAAGATAATCTGGCTGGATCAGGGAAAAATCCGGGATATCTGTTCCCACGGTGAACTGCTGGAAAAATACGCCGAATATCGCCATCTCTTTGCCAAACCCTGA
- a CDS encoding ABC transporter ATP-binding protein, whose protein sequence is MWWNEDDSFEDEGKDTLSTSNIFKKVYPFIRPYRTIFIGAFFLALTGVFLILLQPRILMYIVDEAIPSETYTPVRNGALLYLATMVLSAIVGFFSSWLLQLAGVRAISDIKIKLFDHLMTLGLPYLEKYPVGKLVSRIESDAQRLISLTSTMMQRVLMAAGMLIGAMVMLLIVDYRLFLIVAAVLPVVITGTYFLFKYLRPFFREERARYATISGIVAEFLKSVSILQIFNRKHWAARRLEKENQSYRRFAAKIAYVEYGIFRGLAFMEVLITMAVLILGSKWISAGTMTIGTLILFSQYIAQIYWPIIMLSEQLGEIQRAGGAADRIFTTLEMKPVIPDIPDPLPFPDEIHRIEFRNVSYSYEPDKPVLKNISFNVRAGQSVAIVGPTGGGKTTILNLLCRFRDPDEGAIYINGTDIRRFAVQDLRHHFGLVLQDLYLFPASVKENLMAFREDIPEEQIHHAIQVSRIDSVLFQRGLSIHDNLAEGGKNLSYGQRQLLAVARALTVNPSILILDEATSSVDPGTEQKIQHAINTLIEERTSFIVAHRLSTIRHCDIILFIRDGRIMEMGNHDELMIKKGFYYDLIMKQREGVA, encoded by the coding sequence ATGTGGTGGAACGAGGACGATTCATTTGAAGATGAGGGAAAAGACACCCTCTCGACAAGTAACATTTTCAAAAAGGTATATCCTTTCATTCGCCCTTACCGGACGATTTTTATCGGGGCATTTTTTCTGGCTTTAACCGGTGTATTTTTAATTTTACTCCAGCCCCGCATCCTCATGTACATTGTGGATGAGGCCATTCCTTCGGAAACCTATACTCCGGTCCGCAACGGCGCCCTTCTCTATCTGGCCACCATGGTTTTATCGGCCATTGTAGGTTTTTTTTCCTCCTGGCTCCTTCAGTTAGCCGGTGTCAGGGCTATCAGTGATATCAAAATCAAGCTTTTTGACCATTTAATGACCCTTGGACTCCCATATTTGGAAAAATATCCCGTAGGCAAGCTGGTCAGCCGGATTGAATCCGATGCCCAGCGCCTGATTTCCCTTACTTCCACCATGATGCAACGGGTCCTCATGGCGGCTGGAATGCTTATTGGAGCCATGGTAATGCTGCTCATTGTGGATTACCGCCTTTTTCTCATTGTAGCAGCGGTTTTACCGGTAGTCATTACTGGGACCTATTTTCTGTTCAAATATCTCCGGCCATTTTTTCGGGAGGAACGGGCCCGTTATGCCACCATCAGCGGGATTGTGGCGGAATTTCTCAAATCGGTTTCCATCCTCCAAATCTTCAACCGGAAACACTGGGCCGCCCGGCGACTTGAAAAAGAGAATCAATCTTACCGGCGCTTTGCGGCAAAAATTGCTTATGTGGAATACGGGATTTTCCGGGGACTCGCCTTTATGGAAGTCCTGATAACTATGGCCGTGCTGATATTGGGATCAAAATGGATCAGTGCAGGAACCATGACTATCGGGACCCTGATTCTTTTTTCCCAGTACATTGCCCAGATCTACTGGCCTATCATCATGCTGAGTGAGCAATTGGGAGAAATCCAGCGGGCGGGAGGTGCCGCAGACCGCATTTTTACCACTCTTGAAATGAAACCTGTTATCCCGGATATACCCGATCCCCTCCCCTTCCCCGATGAAATACACCGGATTGAATTCAGAAACGTATCCTATAGTTACGAACCGGACAAACCGGTACTGAAAAATATCTCCTTCAACGTACGTGCCGGTCAATCCGTGGCTATCGTAGGTCCCACCGGCGGCGGAAAAACAACCATTCTCAACCTCTTATGCCGTTTCAGGGATCCGGATGAAGGAGCTATTTATATCAACGGGACCGATATCCGGCGTTTTGCCGTACAGGATTTGCGGCATCATTTCGGACTGGTACTCCAGGACCTTTACCTCTTTCCCGCCTCAGTCAAAGAAAATCTCATGGCTTTCCGGGAGGATATCCCCGAGGAACAGATTCACCATGCCATTCAGGTAAGTCGTATCGACTCGGTCCTTTTTCAGCGCGGACTTTCTATCCATGACAACCTGGCTGAGGGTGGAAAAAATCTGTCTTATGGTCAGCGCCAGCTTCTGGCTGTGGCACGGGCCCTTACCGTGAACCCTTCCATCCTCATTCTGGATGAAGCAACATCCTCTGTAGATCCCGGAACAGAGCAGAAAATCCAGCATGCCATCAACACCCTCATTGAAGAACGGACAAGCTTCATTGTCGCCCACCGCCTTTCCACTATCCGGCATTGCGACATCATCCTCTTTATCCGGGACGGGAGAATTATGGAGATGGGAAATCATGACGAACTGATGATCAAAAAAGGGTTCTATTATGACCTGATCATGAAACAACGGGAGGGTGTGGCATGA
- a CDS encoding pyridoxal phosphate-dependent aminotransferase, protein MPDTQSHIPRLNPLRVARISEISELTSGADVSDVRRVSFHIGNPVRDIRLEGKMLTLLAGDENPGKHPLWPLIVKAVSSSIPYAPRGGYRSHDIPELVRTIHDHLLNTEREGLEYYVGENGDPREMIFCSGGHFETLRVFLRVLNTSLEAPSARILAIGTDLSLIVSDYERLRFISLPKNPQALFSGDTSPVFFIIGRYLSESERKLYRQITLEYPAMFVEMNDAPNHLSLAREAGLRDHVIRFLSPAVFDPRLAFLPVVTVLGNSSYLQQMETLHFELKGTPSAAEICALEAFLTGETELNTCPDLRPGINPRPFTGHTLLESFWERTRQSTGRILGESSLAKRHSLKDPLVSLTREELLDFYANLSRQPERIEDLEFSFLAAFLRSYPFYRQQECCVVSGSARTALAILGQHSGIRDVIISDMSWNYEHAFPHCRSVPPLPDLRPDVPGILHAVDTCLRQDPSWRDKGAVVVNTPHNATGLVWKGETLDLLIRELAIRRVRIIDDLSYYGIAPSDHFGPEPSIRQRALKLRERGIIADRAPDLIFTVHSLSKTDCLAGARLAVAHIPHPAVRERFQALNRKIRPNPTALLIGLLFYKNPLSRLDEYRIMRNRILNERMKALEKARQELPAFRNRQNIVIHRPEGAMYPRLEIKDLPPGVSIDLLATELANQGIGLIPLTAFARTSPGYTAACKSFRLSLGGGDSAEDLQFKTRRMLIDLNRIIRIKAASVRRVDLPPARLRENPRNPFILQWESVCREIADLALEKGTDRIRKRNLPLEGPSGLKTFLNERIHTFTQQFQNAYSLDEARRLWIRSQKTQILQKKLQEEFYKESDEERAERFKHRLFDRTVHPTQIHALPVEQDFRSMIDVICRNQTVTTDLKRRLARSLVDEFLGENVAISSSKEAYELVLDIRAWQDAEARAQIIHGVESPVLLSFWSDWDGSSRPSGQGHRLAAAVLLYDVQRMAGLLKHARKIDPSYIPPEELWKKVQKLEDTTRKFWKLLNRITDLTVELAERYQSLMPYDLVNPSAFRKMLGKVGLSGDPVRKIWQHNDKLERQMRKLREERRYWLEYYFSLNKQLRKSIHDFIPRIAGRLDDPAVSFPFVAFKSAVKRVALTPRIHQKQIMDQDQFAIDTTVYNICEINMLAHRTGHPRMVPALQVSMSDTPRAFVNLDRKFLQQREILGRSGGELVPPVWIIPLFEEMERVKSIRQYLDELWSYAARTRRVEQSEQDRFKEMVCEFFIAGSDLSQQVGQAGSQELYQHARVDIKEWLASRGLAADVRVKLGSGEPMQRQGGYYDPLAGKPVTVPEGLDVLPDSPLKLQLSSARFPLRGIWQGREFRTFQSTVSETIRFLSLEDRTALLHHLTVSSTDHADQIRHMNDTFQGTRNRSVMQRRQMIESLYGYAPDTAMDRFIEIHTRNFRQILYGRDEDLTGLHLVSYFLSRIVPTLRDRPTIRPVSRQEGRELLQRLARIIPMSESGSMLRAIGHQRSQTVMIGVNQLSTGLFRAFRQFMEDPEWKGEGLTILKDRILSRLPCLDILKTLRLYQDPELRIVKEAALAFPPGNSAFAALEEDHQLIREMAPLLQEEVLRQLGLPVQDILNENGVDPDILSALHPELAVLMQYDFMNCDKETFLTSIRHIPSDAWLQAVLSELEKPGYIESHRNAVWNIVSGSVLEKIRSFNELAAALNTLANIFPDGAIDGQTGNSVGSLFRQVLRLPSSQEDDRLKILLLEAVRMLRTATARQTEIPVDVLRVIRDVQQIIKMEETAFKTSERNLIQAHLLAVARLTGENG, encoded by the coding sequence ATGCCTGATACGCAATCACATATTCCGCGTCTCAATCCGTTGCGGGTAGCCAGGATATCTGAAATCAGCGAACTCACATCCGGCGCTGATGTTTCCGATGTCCGCCGGGTAAGTTTCCATATCGGAAATCCGGTCCGGGATATCCGCCTGGAAGGAAAAATGCTGACACTCCTTGCCGGAGATGAAAATCCCGGTAAACATCCCCTGTGGCCATTAATTGTCAAGGCGGTGTCATCCAGCATTCCCTATGCCCCCCGCGGTGGTTACCGGAGTCATGACATTCCCGAACTGGTCCGTACGATTCATGATCATTTGCTGAATACGGAGCGGGAGGGATTGGAATATTATGTGGGTGAAAACGGCGATCCCAGGGAAATGATTTTCTGTTCCGGCGGGCATTTTGAGACACTCCGGGTGTTCCTCAGAGTCCTGAACACCTCTCTTGAAGCCCCCTCAGCCCGGATACTTGCCATCGGGACGGATTTGTCTCTCATTGTCTCCGATTATGAGCGACTCCGTTTTATTTCTCTGCCGAAAAATCCCCAAGCCCTTTTTTCCGGGGATACATCCCCGGTCTTTTTTATCATCGGCCGTTACCTTTCTGAAAGTGAACGGAAACTATATCGTCAGATTACCCTTGAATATCCCGCCATGTTTGTGGAGATGAATGATGCCCCTAATCATCTTTCCCTGGCACGGGAAGCAGGACTCCGGGACCATGTCATCCGCTTTCTGAGTCCGGCGGTTTTTGATCCGAGGCTTGCCTTTCTTCCGGTCGTGACCGTTCTGGGGAACAGTTCTTACCTGCAACAAATGGAAACCCTCCATTTTGAGTTGAAGGGCACACCCTCTGCGGCGGAAATTTGTGCTCTGGAAGCCTTTCTGACCGGTGAAACGGAATTAAATACGTGTCCGGATCTCCGTCCGGGGATAAATCCGAGACCCTTTACAGGACATACGCTTCTGGAATCCTTCTGGGAAAGAACCCGCCAAAGTACGGGCCGTATTCTTGGTGAATCTTCTCTGGCAAAGCGCCATTCTTTAAAGGATCCTCTTGTTTCCCTGACCAGGGAGGAACTTCTTGATTTCTATGCAAATTTGAGCCGGCAACCTGAAAGAATCGAGGATTTGGAGTTTTCATTTCTGGCGGCTTTTCTCCGTTCCTACCCTTTTTACCGGCAACAGGAGTGTTGTGTGGTGAGCGGATCGGCACGGACTGCCCTTGCCATTCTCGGGCAACATAGCGGAATCAGGGATGTAATCATTTCGGATATGAGTTGGAATTACGAGCATGCCTTTCCCCACTGCCGGTCTGTCCCCCCATTGCCCGATCTCCGTCCCGATGTCCCCGGAATTTTACATGCCGTGGATACCTGTCTGCGCCAGGACCCGTCGTGGCGTGACAAGGGGGCTGTAGTAGTCAATACACCTCACAATGCTACAGGGCTCGTGTGGAAAGGGGAAACACTGGATCTGTTGATCCGGGAACTGGCTATCCGGCGTGTACGGATTATCGATGATTTATCTTATTACGGCATTGCTCCTTCCGACCATTTCGGGCCTGAACCTTCCATCCGTCAGCGGGCTTTGAAACTCCGGGAACGGGGCATTATAGCCGATAGGGCTCCGGACCTCATTTTTACTGTTCACTCGTTATCCAAAACCGACTGTCTGGCAGGAGCCCGTCTGGCAGTAGCCCATATTCCTCATCCGGCAGTCCGTGAGCGCTTTCAGGCGCTGAACAGGAAAATCCGGCCCAATCCCACGGCTTTGCTTATCGGTCTTCTTTTTTACAAAAATCCCCTTTCCCGGTTGGATGAGTACCGGATAATGAGAAACCGGATTCTCAACGAGCGGATGAAAGCTTTGGAGAAGGCCCGGCAGGAACTACCGGCGTTTCGGAACAGGCAGAATATTGTGATTCACAGGCCGGAAGGTGCCATGTATCCCCGGCTGGAAATCAAAGATCTGCCGCCGGGTGTCTCTATTGACCTGCTGGCAACAGAACTGGCCAATCAGGGAATCGGTCTGATTCCTTTAACGGCTTTTGCTCGTACATCTCCCGGATATACTGCTGCCTGTAAAAGCTTCCGGCTTTCCCTGGGAGGTGGCGATTCGGCGGAAGATCTGCAGTTTAAAACCCGCCGTATGTTGATTGACCTGAACCGGATTATCCGTATCAAAGCGGCATCGGTCCGGCGGGTTGATCTGCCCCCGGCACGGTTGCGGGAGAACCCTCGCAATCCTTTCATACTCCAATGGGAATCTGTCTGCCGGGAAATTGCCGATCTGGCCCTCGAAAAGGGTACAGACCGTATCCGGAAACGGAACCTTCCCCTCGAAGGCCCTTCCGGATTAAAAACATTTCTGAATGAACGAATCCACACATTTACACAACAGTTTCAGAATGCCTATAGCCTGGATGAAGCCCGCAGACTCTGGATTCGTTCACAAAAAACACAAATCCTTCAAAAGAAGCTGCAGGAGGAATTTTATAAGGAATCGGATGAAGAACGGGCAGAACGTTTTAAACACAGGCTTTTTGACCGGACTGTCCATCCCACACAAATCCATGCCCTGCCTGTTGAGCAGGATTTTCGCAGCATGATCGATGTGATTTGCCGGAATCAAACAGTCACGACAGATTTGAAAAGGCGCCTGGCACGTTCTCTGGTGGATGAATTTTTAGGGGAAAATGTGGCAATTTCCTCATCAAAAGAGGCTTATGAACTGGTTCTGGATATCAGAGCCTGGCAGGATGCCGAAGCCCGGGCGCAAATTATCCATGGTGTGGAGAGCCCGGTACTCCTTTCGTTTTGGAGCGATTGGGACGGAAGTTCCCGTCCCAGCGGCCAGGGACACCGCTTGGCTGCTGCAGTCCTTCTCTATGATGTACAGCGCATGGCCGGACTTCTGAAACATGCGCGGAAAATTGATCCGTCCTACATCCCCCCGGAAGAACTCTGGAAAAAAGTCCAGAAACTGGAAGATACGACCCGCAAATTCTGGAAACTTCTGAACCGGATTACCGATTTGACAGTGGAACTGGCAGAGCGCTATCAATCCCTGATGCCTTATGATCTGGTCAATCCTTCCGCTTTTCGGAAAATGCTGGGCAAGGTTGGACTTTCCGGCGATCCTGTACGGAAAATCTGGCAGCACAATGATAAACTGGAACGACAGATGCGGAAACTCCGGGAAGAACGGCGCTATTGGCTGGAGTATTATTTTTCGCTGAACAAGCAACTCCGGAAATCGATCCACGATTTTATTCCCCGCATTGCCGGCAGACTCGATGACCCTGCCGTATCTTTCCCCTTTGTGGCCTTCAAAAGCGCCGTCAAACGTGTTGCCCTGACGCCCCGGATTCACCAGAAACAAATTATGGATCAGGACCAGTTTGCCATAGACACGACAGTGTACAACATTTGTGAAATCAACATGCTGGCTCATCGGACCGGTCATCCCCGCATGGTTCCGGCCCTTCAGGTAAGCATGAGCGATACGCCGAGGGCTTTTGTCAATCTGGACCGGAAATTTTTACAGCAGCGGGAAATTCTCGGCCGCTCCGGTGGAGAGCTTGTTCCTCCGGTGTGGATTATTCCCCTCTTTGAAGAGATGGAGCGGGTGAAAAGTATCCGTCAATATCTGGATGAACTCTGGTCCTATGCCGCCCGGACCCGGCGGGTTGAACAGAGTGAGCAGGACCGTTTCAAAGAGATGGTTTGTGAATTTTTTATTGCCGGTTCAGATTTGAGCCAGCAGGTGGGACAGGCAGGGAGTCAGGAGTTATATCAGCATGCCCGTGTGGATATTAAAGAGTGGCTGGCTTCCCGTGGACTGGCAGCTGACGTGCGGGTGAAATTGGGCAGCGGAGAACCCATGCAACGCCAGGGCGGTTACTATGATCCGCTGGCCGGTAAACCGGTGACGGTACCGGAAGGACTGGATGTATTACCAGATAGTCCCCTGAAGCTGCAACTCTCATCCGCCCGTTTTCCCCTGAGAGGTATCTGGCAGGGCCGGGAGTTCCGAACCTTTCAAAGCACTGTGAGTGAAACCATCCGTTTCCTGAGCCTTGAAGACAGAACAGCGCTCCTCCATCACCTGACAGTTTCATCAACCGATCATGCCGATCAGATCCGGCACATGAACGATACCTTTCAGGGAACCCGAAACAGGTCCGTGATGCAACGCCGGCAGATGATTGAATCACTTTACGGCTATGCACCCGATACGGCCATGGACCGTTTTATTGAAATCCATACGCGAAATTTCCGGCAGATTCTTTATGGCCGGGATGAAGATCTGACAGGACTCCATCTTGTCAGTTATTTCCTCTCAAGGATTGTGCCTACACTTCGGGATCGGCCCACTATCCGGCCTGTCAGCAGGCAGGAGGGACGGGAACTTTTACAACGCCTGGCCCGCATTATTCCCATGTCGGAAAGCGGCAGCATGCTCCGGGCTATTGGTCATCAGCGAAGCCAGACGGTGATGATTGGCGTTAATCAGCTTTCAACCGGACTTTTCCGGGCATTTCGTCAATTCATGGAAGATCCGGAATGGAAAGGGGAGGGATTGACCATCCTTAAAGACAGGATTTTATCCCGTCTGCCCTGTTTGGATATTCTGAAAACCCTCCGCCTCTATCAGGATCCTGAACTGAGGATTGTCAAAGAAGCGGCCCTGGCTTTTCCACCGGGGAATTCAGCTTTTGCCGCTCTCGAAGAGGACCATCAGCTCATCCGGGAAATGGCCCCTCTCCTTCAGGAAGAAGTGTTGCGGCAGTTGGGATTGCCGGTACAGGATATTTTAAACGAAAACGGGGTGGATCCGGACATTTTATCCGCTCTCCATCCCGAACTGGCCGTTTTAATGCAATACGATTTTATGAATTGTGATAAAGAGACTTTTCTTACGTCAATTCGCCATATCCCGTCCGATGCCTGGTTGCAGGCCGTCTTGTCGGAACTGGAAAAACCCGGATATATCGAATCTCACCGGAATGCCGTGTGGAATATTGTTTCCGGCAGTGTATTGGAAAAGATCAGGAGTTTCAACGAACTGGCGGCTGCCCTGAATACACTGGCAAATATTTTTCCCGACGGAGCGATTGATGGGCAGACCGGCAATTCTGTTGGCAGTCTGTTCCGGCAGGTTTTGCGTCTGCCATCCTCCCAGGAAGATGACCGCTTGAAAATACTCCTTTTGGAAGCAGTCCGTATGCTTCGTACAGCCACTGCCCGACAAACAGAAATCCCCGTGGATGTCCTGCGGGTGATCCGGGATGTCCAGCAAATCATTAAAATGGAAGAAACCGCCTTTAAAACATCGGAACGCAATCTTATTCAGGCACACCTGCTGGCTGTAGCACGGCTGACAGGGGAAAATGGGTAA